The following nucleotide sequence is from Geotrypetes seraphini chromosome 10, aGeoSer1.1, whole genome shotgun sequence.
gccacagatgggacacagaccgtgcaagtccgcCCAGTACTGGACCTAGTTCTTCAATATCTACCATTATTTTCCGATtagaggggcagcaggctcaggacaaatgtcaggaagttctgtttcgcacaacgagtggcagacgcttggaatgctctcccagaggaggttgtgacggagactaccattctgggattcaagcgcaagttggatgcacaccttcttgcaaatcacattgagggatacgggaaatcagggtctccaacagggagcacctgaCTTGGCCTCTGcttgtgcgggtcgccggactagatggacctagggtctgatccggtgaaggcatttcttatattcttatgctcaATGTGAATCACTCTGCACTTACTCACATtgcatttcatctgccatttggatgcccagtcttccagtttccccAGGTCTGCCTGCCATATTTCACAGTCTGCACGTGTTTTAACAAATTTGGCGAAAACGAAAACTCTGtagagatggtgatgttcaagatgcaagcCCCATTTCAAAATATACAacttaataatccacataaaatatatgtaGGACCCAAACTGTTGGGAATTGTGGACCCAACATGTTTtgacaatgctgtcttcctcaggggtcctgtaaATGACAATTTAATGAGTGTAGGtgacacttgcagccataagggcaatTGGGGATGTAGATaggtggatatagtgggttttggcagctcaacattacttatatggaagttctggtgaaatgtttatgtggcaccctttttgtgaagttcacagcagtgccctgtaaggtgctccactgttctgttgccatgtctgggtggctagtccatcacattgctggcccctcccacatctaaaaggtcttgttctgggtgttcgGGATTTGGACAAATATTTGGACaagaatgtggtaaaaagatagctgtagtggcggtctggattATCAAATGCCTGGACGTACAGATGGACGATTTCCAAAAAAGTAtactttagatgtatttttcgagaatggacatttgtgCCCTGCTGACTTTGTCTAatttggacttagacatatgttttgattatgcctacAATTTTCTCCCATTGacagttttatttttatgttttttttacttGACTGTATCCTGATATATATATTCAATTTCTATACCAATTTCCCAGGAAAACACCAAACTTTTAACATGCTCTATATGGATGTAACCCTATCTGTCAGGCTCATATTCTCACTAATAAATCAAGAGCAATAAGAAAGCAGATGACTGTAACCGgggtttctttttatacttgcaTATATTAAATACCAACCTCTTATACTGTCCAACTTAAGAAAGTTTGCCACACCCTTGTTTTGTTGAGCCAGAGGATCATATACTCAACATTCAGTACATGGTTTTTCttcagtgtggattctttcatgaatgCTGAGTTTACTTTTCACggtgaagcttttatcacattgagaacatttatatggtttttctccagtgtggattctttcatgaattcTGAGTTTACTTTTCTCactgaagcttttatcacattgagaacatttatatggtttttctccagtgtgaattctctTATGAGTTATGAGGTTAGTTGCTTGATTGAAACATTTACCACAATCACTACATTTATAAGGTTTTTCaccagtgtggattctttcatgagttCTAAGGCTACTTGTATGTTTGAAGCATTTGCCACAATgaaaacatttatatggtttttctccagtgtggattctttcatgagttCTGAGATCAAACTTTTtattgaagcttttatcacattcagtacatttatatggtttttctccagtgtggattctttcatgaatttTAAGGCTATTTGTATATTTGAAGCATTTACCACActgagaacatttatatggtttttctccagtgtggattctttcatgaattcTGAGTTTACTTTTCTCactgaagcttttatcacattgagaacatttatatggtttttctccagtgtgaatTCTTTTATGAGTTATGAGGTTAGTTGCTTGATTGAAACATTTACCACAATCACTACATTTATAAGGTTTTTCACCAGTGTGGGTTCTTTCATGAGTTCTAAGGCTACTTGTATGTTTGAAGCATTTGCCACAATgaaaacatttatatggtttttctccagtgtggattctttcatgagttCTGAGATCAAACTTTtgattgaagcttttatcacattcagtacatttatatggtttttctccagtgtggatgcTTTCATGACTTTTAAGGCTACTTATATATTTGAAGCATTTATCACActgagaacatttatatggtttttctccagtgtggattctttcatgaattcTGAGTTTACTTTTCTCactgaagcttttatcacattgagaacatttatatggtttttctccagtgtgaattctctTATGAGTTATGAGGTTAGTTGCTTGATTGAAGCATTTACCACAATCACTACATTTATAAGGTTTTTCACCAGTATGGGTTCTTTCATGAGTTCTAAGGCTACTTGTATGTTTGAAGCATTTGCCACAATgaaaacatttatatggtttttctccagtgtggattctttcatgagttCTGAGATTACCTATAtgattgaagcttttatcacattcagtACATTTATATGGTTGCTCTCCAGTGTGGGTTCTTTCATGAATTCTAAGGCCACTTGTATGTTTGAAGCATTTACCATAACGAGAAcctttatatggtttttctccagtgtggattctttcatgagttCTGAGATTACCTATATGATTGAAGCTTTTATCGCATTCAGTACATTTATATGGTTGCTCTCCAGTGTGGGTTCTTTCATGAATTCTAAGGCTACTTGTATGTTTGAAGCATTTACCACAacgagaacatttatatggtctttctccagtgtggattcttttgTGAATTCTGAGTTGATCTGTTCGATTGAAGCATTTATCACATTCTGAACATTTATGTGGTTTCACTCCAGTGTGGATTCTCTCATGAATTCTGACATCAGCTTTTCGATTGAACTTTTTACCACATTCAAtgcatttatatggtttttctccagtgtgaattctctTATGAGTTATGAGGGTAGTTGTCTGATTAAAGCATTTACCACATTCACTACATTTATATGGCTTTTCACCAGTGTGGGTTCTTTTATGAGTTCTAAGGCTACTTGTATGTTTGAAGCATTTACCACAatgagaacatttatatggtttttctccagtgtggattctttcatgagttCTGAGATCAACTTTTtgattgaagcttttatcacattcagtacatgtatatggtttttctccagtgtgaatGCTTTCATGAACTCTAAGGCTACTTGGATATTTGAAGCATTTACCACACTGacaacatttatatggtttttctccagtgtgggtTCTCTCATGAATTCTAAGGCTACTTGTATGTTTGAAGCATTTACCACAATGAGAACatatatatggtttttctccagtgtgggtTCTTTCATGAATTTTAAGTCTACTTGTATGTTTGAAGCATTTACCACAATGAGAACATTTATATGTTTTTTCTCCACTGTGGAGATTTTTTTCAGTGAAGCTTCCCTCACATAGTGTACATTCAAGTAGGTTTCCTCCCTGGAGGTTCATTTCATGCACTTGTTTCTTTCTACTGTTGGTCGCTTCATGTCTTTCCACTTGAAGTGTTCGACTGAAGCTTTTATCATGTGCAGAACGTTTTAATGTTTTTTGTCCTTTGTGGACTTTCTGATGAATTATAAGCTGTGATTTACATGTAAAACATTTTTCACATTTCGTACATTGGAATGACTTAGGTCTGGGAATTTGTTTTTCTCCTGTCAGATTTGAAGTCTCAGAGAGCCTTTCTTCACTTGTAGTGTTCTGAAGCAGTCTTTCTTCATTGAGGCTCTGACTTTGTGCAAAATTTGAGAAATGGTTGGCATTTCTCTCTTGTTCAGTACCTGGATTGCGTCTGTCTCCAGTCTGAAGTTTTTCTTTAATGATGGATGGTCTAACTTGATTCATACCTCCCACACAATCAGTTAAACAATCTATACTGTCTCTGGAGGGGTCTTTAGGATTCCATTCCTCTATCTGCTGCCCATTGCACTGTCTCGTTCTCTTACTGTTGTTCCCAAATCCATTATCTGTTGAATAAAAATAAGagtatttaaataaattttcCAGTGCAATTGGTGAGGCATTCTAGACCATACGGTTATTTCGGCTGGTATCGGCTGAGGCACTTCTACAAAATatggagaggtggtggaaagggtGGGAGGGACTCAACTCGTGACCCATTGAGTGTAACACCCCCGAGGTTGAGTGGACTCTCAAACAGGGTCCCCCCAAGCTCAGTCTAGCACAAGAACAGGGGGCAAGGAGcgctaaacaaattccaacaggtCTAAATAAGAGAAGACTGGCACAGCTCACCTTCACCTGTTGAGAGACTGAGCAAAGACTGGTTTGCTAGAGGAAGCTATGGCTATTAATACTACAACCAAAGTTTGGTcccagtctccacctgctggtcaaagtgagctattacccatcagtgaggcTGTACCAGTCTGGAGAAGTGATAAAGAAACAAGGTTTGGAAAAACCTGCCAATACTGCTAGCAGAGGTGTCAGAGGCCAGTACTGAAACAGAATATAGAGAGAAGTAATAGGAACAGGGCTGAGAGGGGAAATCTGCATTGGTTTCAGCAGGGACATTTCACACGCTCACCTaccacagggaaatacttttaaaaaccaacaggaagaaatatttgttcactcagagaatggttaagctctggagcgttttgccagaggctgtggtaagtgcagttaatgtagctggttttaagaaaggttttga
It contains:
- the LOC117367624 gene encoding zinc finger protein 721-like isoform X2, which produces MSALGSDQLTAMKHLSGVVCWHNGNHILIGVMPECIAHDSLFGLWDCKEPRGREEPLVTFKDVAAYFLEVEWNILGEQRQELYKKVIKEVHGILLSRGYSIVNPDVIFRIKKEDENYFTQHFEWEGKGNPHDPMKSLPIVTSVFSLSVKQEEELSFMDPPESETSEQIHPPVTSYHNVTPDILIRFEQERFKTEPQEPEERGNLTPTGTCEELQEAGLPIVTSVFSLNVKQEEDFPSTDHPESETPQQTRSSVTNNGFGNNSKRTRQCNGQQIEEWNPKDPSRDSIDCLTDCVGGMNQVRPSIIKEKLQTGDRRNPGTEQERNANHFSNFAQSQSLNEERLLQNTTSEERLSETSNLTGEKQIPRPKSFQCTKCEKCFTCKSQLIIHQKVHKGQKTLKRSAHDKSFSRTLQVERHEATNSRKKQVHEMNLQGGNLLECTLCEGSFTEKNLHSGEKTYKCSHCGKCFKHTSRLKIHERTHTGEKPYICSHCGKCFKHTSSLRIHERTHTGEKPYKCCQCGKCFKYPSSLRVHESIHTGEKPYTCTECDKSFNQKVDLRTHERIHTGEKPYKCSHCGKCFKHTSSLRTHKRTHTGEKPYKCSECGKCFNQTTTLITHKRIHTGEKPYKCIECGKKFNRKADVRIHERIHTGVKPHKCSECDKCFNRTDQLRIHKRIHTGERPYKCSRCGKCFKHTSSLRIHERTHTGEQPYKCTECDKSFNHIGNLRTHERIHTGEKPYKGSRYGKCFKHTSGLRIHERTHTGEQPYKCTECDKSFNHIGNLRTHERIHTGEKPYKCFHCGKCFKHTSSLRTHERTHTGEKPYKCSDCGKCFNQATNLITHKRIHTGEKPYKCSQCDKSFSEKSKLRIHERIHTGEKPYKCSQCDKCFKYISSLKSHESIHTGEKPYKCTECDKSFNQKFDLRTHERIHTGEKPYKCFHCGKCFKHTSSLRTHERTHTGEKPYKCSDCGKCFNQATNLITHKRIHTGEKPYKCSQCDKSFSEKSKLRIHERIHTGEKPYKCSQCGKCFKYTNSLKIHERIHTGEKPYKCTECDKSFNKKFDLRTHERIHTGEKPYKCFHCGKCFKHTSSLRTHERIHTGEKPYKCSDCGKCFNQATNLITHKRIHTGEKPYKCSQCDKSFSEKSKLRIHERIHTGEKPYKCSQCGSSFSRKYNLRIHERIHTGEKPYKCSECGKKFKQKSDLRIHERIHTGEKPYKCSECGKRFNYKSGLRNHERLHTGEKPYKCSECGKSFNQKNVLRRHETIHTGEKPYKCSECGKGFHHKDSLRIHKRIHTGEKPYKCSECGKSFNKKGDLRIHEVIHTGEKPYKCCECGKSFNQKNNLKRHEVSHTGEKPYQCSECGKSFKQKGVLRIHEVIHTGEKPYKCSECDKGFNHKGSLRNHERLHTEEKPYKCSECGKGFNHKGGLRYHERLHTEEKSYKCSECGKSFYQKCQLITHERIHTGEKPYICSECGKSFTSNTILRTHERIHTGEKPYKCSECGKSFNQKGDLRIHEVIHTGEKPYKCSECGKSFYQKNVLRRHEAIHTGEKPYKCSECGKSFNQKANLITHERIHTGEKPYKCSKCGKSFNRADQLRIHERIHTGEKPYECECGKRFKQKSELIIHSERIHSVKKPYKCPESDKSFNRTDQIGYTGEKPCKGSECGKSFKQNGDLITHERIHTGNKTEIFSM
- the LOC117367624 gene encoding zinc finger protein 493-like isoform X1: MSALGSDQPLVTFKDVAAYFLEVEWNILGEQRQELYKKVIKEVHGILLSRGYSIVNPDVIFRIKKEDENYFTQHFEWEGKGNPHDPMKSLPIVTSVFSLSVKQEEELSFMDPPESETSEQIHPPVTSYHNVTPDILIRFEQERFKTEPQEPEERGNLTPTGTCEELQEAGLPIVTSVFSLNVKQEEDFPSTDHPESETPQQTRSSVTNNGFGNNSKRTRQCNGQQIEEWNPKDPSRDSIDCLTDCVGGMNQVRPSIIKEKLQTGDRRNPGTEQERNANHFSNFAQSQSLNEERLLQNTTSEERLSETSNLTGEKQIPRPKSFQCTKCEKCFTCKSQLIIHQKVHKGQKTLKRSAHDKSFSRTLQVERHEATNSRKKQVHEMNLQGGNLLECTLCEGSFTEKNLHSGEKTYKCSHCGKCFKHTSRLKIHERTHTGEKPYICSHCGKCFKHTSSLRIHERTHTGEKPYKCCQCGKCFKYPSSLRVHESIHTGEKPYTCTECDKSFNQKVDLRTHERIHTGEKPYKCSHCGKCFKHTSSLRTHKRTHTGEKPYKCSECGKCFNQTTTLITHKRIHTGEKPYKCIECGKKFNRKADVRIHERIHTGVKPHKCSECDKCFNRTDQLRIHKRIHTGERPYKCSRCGKCFKHTSSLRIHERTHTGEQPYKCTECDKSFNHIGNLRTHERIHTGEKPYKGSRYGKCFKHTSGLRIHERTHTGEQPYKCTECDKSFNHIGNLRTHERIHTGEKPYKCFHCGKCFKHTSSLRTHERTHTGEKPYKCSDCGKCFNQATNLITHKRIHTGEKPYKCSQCDKSFSEKSKLRIHERIHTGEKPYKCSQCDKCFKYISSLKSHESIHTGEKPYKCTECDKSFNQKFDLRTHERIHTGEKPYKCFHCGKCFKHTSSLRTHERTHTGEKPYKCSDCGKCFNQATNLITHKRIHTGEKPYKCSQCDKSFSEKSKLRIHERIHTGEKPYKCSQCGKCFKYTNSLKIHERIHTGEKPYKCTECDKSFNKKFDLRTHERIHTGEKPYKCFHCGKCFKHTSSLRTHERIHTGEKPYKCSDCGKCFNQATNLITHKRIHTGEKPYKCSQCDKSFSEKSKLRIHERIHTGEKPYKCSQCDKSFTVKSKLSIHERIHTEEKPCTEC